Below is a window of Streptomyces genisteinicus DNA.
GGCCGCGAAGGCGGAGCGCGAGACGGAGCTGACGGCCGCGCGGTCCGCAGGCCGTGACCTGAAGGCCGAGCTGGACAAGCTGACCGACTCGGTGCACCGAGGCGAGGTGCTCGGCGCGGAGAAGCGGATGAGGATCGAGCAGCTGGAGACCAGGGCGCTGGAGGAGCTGGGGGTGGAGCCGGCGGGCCTGGTTTCCGAGTACGGCCCCGGCCGGCTCGTACCGCCGTCGCCGCCTGCCGAGGGCGAGGAGCTGCCGGAGGACCCGGAGCACCCGCGCAATCTGCCGCGCCCGTTCGTCCGCGTGGAGCAGGAGAAGCGGCTCCGCTCGGCCGAACGGGCGTACCAGCAGCTCGGGAAGGTGAATCCGCTGGCTCTGGAGGAGTTCTCGGCGCTGGAGGAGCGTCATCAGTTCCTGTCGGAGCAGCTGGAGGACCTGAAGAAGACACGGGCCGATCTGCTCCAGGTGGTGAAGGAGGTCGACGAGCGGGTGGAGCAGGTGTTCACGGAGGCCTACCGGGACACCGCACGCGAGTTCGAGGGTGTGTTCTCGCGGCTCTTCCCGGGCGGTGAGGGGCGGCTGGTGCTCACCGACCCGGACAACATGCTGACCACCGGAGTGGACGTGGAGGCGCGGCCCCCGGGCAAGAAGGTCAAGCGCCTGTCGCTGCTGTCGGGCGGCGAGCGCTCGCTGACGGCCGTGGCCATGCTCGTCTCGATCTTCAAGGCGAGGCCCAGCCCCTTCTACGTGATGGACGAGGTCGAGGCGGCGCTCGACGACACCAACCTCCAGCGACTGATCCGGATCATGCAGGAGCTCCAGGAGAGCTCCCAGCTCATCGTGATCACCCATCAGAAGCGCACGATGGAGGTCGCCGACGCGCTGTACGGCGTCTCCATGCAGGGCGACGGCGTCTCCAAGGTGATCAGCCAGCGGCTGCGCTGAGCGGGCCCCGCGGGTCGTGCGGGCGCCCGGGGGGAGTGCACGGGGCGAGCGGGGGCAGACGCACCCTGAGAACAACAGATCTTCAATACTTGAACTCATGCGCGGCGAGCTCTTGGTGAAATCGAGATCAGGCCCCCTCTTGACTTCGAAACTTGAAGGCATAGTGTCTGCAACGTTGCTTTTACCTTCAAGTGGTGGGCGGCCTGAAGTTGTGCGCCACTTGAAGGGCTCGCCCCCCACGCCCGGCGAAGCTGCCGGTGGCCCCAGGAGTACACGTGACCAGCACTGAGCAGCCCCCGGGATCGGGTGCCCGCCAGGCCCATCCCGAGAACCTCGGGCATGTCGTCTTCATCACGGCGGCCGCCGCGATGGGCGGATTCCTCTTCGGCTACGACAGCTCCGTGATCAACGGCGCCGTCGAGGCCATCCGCGACCGCTACGACATCGGGTCCGGCACCCTCGCCCAGGTCATCGCCATCGCCCTGATCGGCTGCGCCATCGGCGCCGCCACCGCCGGCCGCATCGCCGACCGCATCGGCCGCATCCGGTGCATGCAGATCGCCGCCGTCCTCTTCACCGTCAGTGCCGTCGGATCCGCGCTGCCGTTCGCCCTGTGGGACCTGGCGATGTGGCGCATCATCGGCGGCTTCGCGATCGGCATGGCCTCGGTGATCGGCCCCGCCTACATCGCCGAGGTCTCCCCGCCCGCCTACCGCGGCCGGCTCGCCTCCTTCCAGCAGGCCGCCATCGTCATCGGCATCGCCGTCTCCCAGCTCGTCAACTACGGCATCCTCCAGATCGCCGACGGGGACCAGCGCGGCGAGATCGGCGGCCTGGAGGCCTGGCAGTGGATGCTCGGCGTGATGGTCGTCCCGGCCGTCCTCTACGGCCTGCTCTCCTTCGCCATCCCCGAGTCGCCGCGTTTCCTCATCTCCGTCGGCAAGCACGCCAGGGCGAAGGAGGTCCTCGAAGAGGTCGAGGGCAGGAACGTCGACCTGGACGCCCGCGTCGCCGAGATCGAGACCGCGATGCACCGCGAGACCAAGTCCACGTTCAAGGACCTGCTGGGCGGCAGGTTCTACTTCCTGCCCATCGTGTGGATCGGCATCGGACTCTCGGTCTTCCAGCAGCTCGTCGGCATCAACGTCGCCTTCTACTACTCCGCGACGCTCTGGCAGTCCGTGGGCATCGACCCGACCGACTCCTTCTTCTTCTCCTTCACCACGTCGATCATCAACATCATCGGCACGGTGATCGCGATGGTCCTGGTCGACCGCATCGGCCGCCGGCCGCTCGCCCTGATCGGTTCCTGCGGCATGGCGATCGCGCTCGCCTTCGAGGCGTGGGCCTTCTCCGCCGACCTGGTGGACGGCAAGCTGCCGGAGACCCAGGGCGTGGTCGCCCTGGTCGCCGCCCACGTGTTCGTCCTGTTCTTCGCGCTCTCGTGGGGCGTCGTCGTCTGGGTCTTCCTGGGCGAGATGTTCCCCAACCGGATCCGCGCCGCCGCGCTCGGCGTCGCCGCGTCCGCCCAGTGGATCGCGAACTGGGCCATCACGGCCAGCTTCCCGAGCCTCGCCGACTGGAACCTGTCCGGCACCTACATCATCTACACGGTCTTCGCCGTGCTCTCGATCCCCTTCGTGCTCAAGTTCGTGAAGGAGACCAAGGGCAAGGCGTTGGAGGAGATGGGCTGATCCCCGCTGCCCCGCTCCTCTGACTGCCCCGGCTCAGCGCGTGAGCCGGGGCAGTCCGCGTCCTGCGGCGCACGCGGGGGCCGGGCGGCCCGCCGCCGGGGAAGCGAAGCCCCTCCAGGGGCGTCACGCATACTGGACGGACCATGGAAATCGTCATCCTTGCTGTAGTCATCGCCCTGGTCGCGATCGGCGCCATCAGCGGACTCGTGGTCAGCAGCCGCAGGAAGAAGCAGCTGCCGCCCTCGGCGCCGCCGAGCACGCCGACCATCACCGCTCCGCCCGCCGAACCGCACGTCGGCGACGAGGCGGAGACACCGCGGGACGAATCCCGCCGCACCATCGAGGAGGTCGGCCTCCCGACCGCCGAGGAGGCCGTCGAGGCGCCGGCCGCCGTCGAGGACCCGGTCGTCGCCGAGCCCGCCGCGCCCGAGATCGAGATCCCCGAGCCGACCGCCGGCCGGCTCGTCCGGCTGCGCGCCCGCCTCGCCCGCTCCCAGAACTCCCTCGGCAAGGGGTTGCTCACGCTGCTGTCGCGCGAGCACCTCGACGAGGACACCTGGGAGGAGATCGAGGACACCCTCCTCACCGCGGACGTCGGCGTCGCCCCGACCCAGGAGCTCGTCGAGCGCCTGCGGGAGCGCGTCAAGGTGCTCGGCACCCGCACCCCCGAGCAGCTGCGCACGCTGCTCCGCGAGGAGCTGCTGGCCCTCGTCGGCACCGACCTCGACCGTGCGGTGCGCACCGAGAGCGGCACGGACACCCCGGGCGTCGTGATGGTCGTCGGCGTCAACGGCACCGGCAAGACCACCACCACCGGCAAGCTCGCCCGGGTGCTGGTCGCCGACGGCCGCTCCGTCGTGCTCGGCGCCGCCGACACGTTCCGCGCCGCGGCGGCCGATCAGCTCCAGACCTGGGGCGAGCGGGTGGGTGCGCGGACCATCCGCGGCCCCGAGGGCGGCGACCCCGCCTCGATCGCGTACGACGCGGTCAAGGAGGGCATCGCCGAGGGCGCGGACGTCGTGCTCATCGACACCGCCGGCCGGCTGCACACCAAGACCGGTCTCATGGACGAGCTCGGCAAGGTCAAGCGCGTCGTGGAGAAGCACGGCCCGCTCGACGAGGTGCTCCTGGTGCTCGACGCGACCACCGGGCAGAACGGACTCGTGCAGGCCCGGGTCTTCGCCGAGGTCGTGGCGATCACCGGCATCGTGCTCACCAAGCTCGACGGCACCGCCAAGGGCGGCATCGTCGTCGCCGTCCAGCGGGAACTGGGCGTGCCGGTGAAGCTCATCGGCCTGGGGGAGGGGGCGGACGACCTGGCGCCGTTCGTGCCCGAGGCGTTCGTCGACGCCCTCATCGGCGACTGACGCACCACCTGGACGGAGAAGGCCCCGTGGCCGGCAGCGGCCGGCCACGGGGCCTTCGTCGCGGACGGCGCCGGACGTGCCGGCACCGCCCTTGTCAGCCGGCCGAGCGGTGGCAGACGTAGGCGAGGGTGCCCAGCAGCAGGCGGGCCGGGGGCGGTGCGGTCGCGGTGTCCGGCGAAGGGGCGCGCAGCCACCGCACCGGCCCGAGCCCGCCCCGGTCCGACGGCGGTGCCGTGATGTGGTCGCCCGGGCCCAGGCACCGCAGATCCAGGTCCGCGTCGTCCCAGCCCATCCGGTAGAGCAGCCCCGGCAGAGCGGCCGCCGCGCCCGGGGCCACGAAGAACTGCGCGCGCCCGTCCGGTGTCTCGGCGACCGGCCCGAGCCGCAGGCCCATCCGCTCCATCCGCACGAGTGCCCGCCGGCCCGCCGGGGCCGCGACGTCGAGGACGTCGAAGGCGCGGCCCGCGGGGAGCATCAGCGAGGCGCCGGGTACCGAGGACCAGGCGCGGCCGGCCTCGTCGAGCGTCGCGCCGGCGGGCACCTCGCCCGCGAAGCCGAGCGGATGGGCGCCGGGCGCCGGGCAGGCGGCGTCACCGCAGGAGCACCGGCCGGCCGAGGCTCTGGCACCGGGGACCACCGGCCAGCCCCACAGCCCGGTGTACTCGGCCACCACCGTGGCCTCCGCCGTGCGCCCGCGGCGTCTGGTGCCGGTCCGGATGTGGCCGAGTCCCCGGGTGCCGCCGATCGTGAAGCCCATGCCCCCTCCAACGGGTCGAGTGCGCCGGTGGTTACGACCCGGAGCGTTCCGGTGACGCTCCGTCGCAGGGCGTGCGGGGCTTCCTGCGGCGCGCGGATGTCCGGGAGGGAGTGCGGTCCGCGACACGCGCCCCTGCGCGCTACGGTCCGCCATCCCCGGATCGTGCCGTGTCAAGTGAATCGCGCCCGGCCTCAACTGAGTTCACCCGGAGGGGTGGCGAATGGTGGCGTTTCTGCAATCCCACTCGCCGAGCACGTGATCGTAGGATTACGTTCGGTGCACGAACCTGCAATTGCACCGCGTCGGCGGGTATGCCCGGGGCAACCCGGAGGGCCGACTCCGTGCAGGAGGGCTGCCGAAGGCCCCGGCGCACGGCATTCTGGTAGCGGTTCGGGCGGAGGGTCCGACGGATGGGGGCAGTCGAGTGAGCGGCAGCGGCGCAGACGGTACGAGCACCGGCAAGCGCCCCAACGAACAGCTGAGTTCGTGGTTCGTGCGCAGCGGCTGGTCGAAGGGCGAGCTCGCGCGCCAGGTCAACCGGCGGGCCCGTCAGATGGGCGCCCACCACATCAGCACGGACACCTCACGGGTCCGCCGCTGGCTGGACGGCGAGCAGCCCCGGGAGCCCATCCCGCGCATCCTGTCCGAGCTGTTCTCCGAGCGCTTCGGCAGCGTCGTCGCCGTCGAGGACCTCGGACTGCGCTCGGCGCACCAGGCCCCCTCGGTGTCGGGGGTGGACCTGCCGTGGGCGGGGCCGCAGACCGTCGCGCTGCTCAGCGAGTTCTCCCGCAGCGACCTGATGCTCGCCCGCCGCGGCTTCCTCGGCACCTCCCTGGCCCTCGCCGCCGGACCAGCCCTCGTCGAGCCGATGCAGCGCTGGCTCGTGCCCGCACCGGGCGGCGCCGCGCCCCCGCCCCAGGCCGCCGCCGGCGCCCGCCGGCCCGCCCGGCTCTCGGGACCCGAACTCGATCTGCTGGAGTCCACCACCGCGATGTTCCGCCAGTGGGACGCGCAGTGCGGCGGCGGACTGCGCCGCAAGGCCGTGGTCGGCCAGCTCCACGAGGTCACGGACCTCCTCCAGGAGCCGCAGCCGGCGGCCACCGAGCGCCGCCTCTTCCGCTGCGCCGCCGAACTCGCCGAGCTCGCGGGCTGGATGAGCTACGACGTGGGCCTCCAGCCCACCGCGCAGAAGTACTTCGTCCTCGCCCTCCACGCCTCCAAGGAGGCGGGCGACAAGCCGCTGGGCTCGTACATCCTGTCCTCGATGAGCCGCCAGATGATCCACCTCGGCCGCCCCGACGACGCCCTGGAGCTCATCCACCTCGCCCAGTACGGAAGCCGCGACTGCGCCACCTCGCGGACACAGGCGATGCTGTATGCGATGGAGGCACGCGCTTACGCGAACATGGGCCAGCCCAGCAAGTGCAGGCGGGCGGTCCGGATGGCCGAGGACACCTTCGCCGACGCGGGCCTCGACGGCGAGCCCGAGCCGGACTGGATCCGCTTCTTCTCCGAGGCGGAGCTCAACGGCGAGAACGCCCACTCCTACCGTGACCTCGCGTACGTCGCAGGCCGCAGCCCCACCTACGCGTCCCTCGCGGAGCCCGTGATGGAGCGCGCGGTGGAGCTTTTCGGCCACGACCACGAGCACCAGCGGTCGTACGCACTCAACCTCATCGGGATGGCCACCGTGCACCTGCTGAAGAGGGAGCCCGAAGAGGCCACCTCCTTCGCCGGGCAGGCGCTCGACATCGCCCGCAAGGTGCGCTCCGAGCGGGTCAACACCCGGCTGCGCAAGACGGTCGACACCGCGGCCCGCGACTTCGGCGACGTGGCCGAGGTCCTCCAGTTCACCGACCGGCTCACCGCCCAGCTGCCCGAGACGGCCGAGGCGGTCTGAGCGGCACGCGCCCGGCCGGCCCCGAGGGCGCCGGCCGGCCCCGTACCCCGGCCGCGGCACCCGCTGCGACGCACCGACTCGGCTCCCCCCGTGCCAAGTCACCCGCAGCGGGCGCCGCGGCCGGATGGTGATGTGGGCAGATGGTACGTCCGGGCCCCCCGGACGATCAGCACGTTCATGGCGACGTAACACACAGGACCCCTTCGTCACGGTCGCGAAACATCGTGCGGCATCGGCGGAAACCGCGCTGCGCGAATCTCATGGCGCATAACCGGCCCGCTCTACCGCCCGGCTCCGCCCGCACGCGGCCGCACGACGACGAGGAGACGCCGATGCCCCCAGGCATCTCGACCCTTGCCGCAGACGCTCCCGAGCTGTCTGCCGCCAACACAGGGTTCATGCTCATCTGTTCCGCCCTGGTGATGCTCATGACCCCGGCCCTCGCCTTCTTCTACGGAGGCATGGTCCGCGTCAAGAGCACCCTGAACATGCTGATGATGAGCTTCATCAGCCTCGGGATCGTCACCATCCTCTGGGTGCTGTACGGCTTCAGTCTCGCCTTCGGCACCGACTCCGGTTCGCTCATCGGCTGGAGCGCGGACTACGTCGGCCTCAGCGGCATCGGCGTGACCGAACTGTGGGACGGCTACACCATCCCGGTCTACGTCTTCGCCGTCTTCCAGCTGATGTTCGCGGTGCTCACCCCCGCGCTGATCAGCGGCGCCCTCGCCGACCGCGTCAAGTTCACCGCCTGGGCGCTGTTCATCGCCCTGTGGGTGACCGTCGTCTACTTCCCGGTCGCGCACTGGGTGTGGGGCTCCGGCGGCTGGCTCTTCGAGATGGGCGTCATCGACTTCGCCGGCGGCACCGCCGTCCACATCAACGCCGGAGCCGCCGCGCTCGGTGTCATCCTCGTCATCGGCAAGCGCGTCGGATTCAAGAAGGACCCGATGCGCCCGCACAGCCTCCCGCTGGTGATGCTCGGCGCCGGTCTGCTGTGGTTCGGCTGGTTCGGCTTCAACGCCGGGTCCTGGCTCGGCAACGACGACGGCGTCGGCGCGGTGATGTTCGTCAACACGCAGGTCGCCACCGCCGCCGCGATGCTCGCCTGGCTCATCTACGAGAAGATCCGCCACGGCGCCTTCACCACCCTCGGCGCGGCCTCCGGCGCGGTCGCCGGCCTGGTCGCCATCACCCCGGCGGGCGGCTCCGTCTCCCCGCTCGGCGCCATCGCGGTCGGCGCCGTCGCCGGTGTGGTCTGCGCCATGGCCGTGGGCCTGAAGTACAAGTTCGGCTACGACGACTCCCTCGACGTCGTCGGCGTCCACCTCGTCGGCGGCATCATCGGATCGCTGCTGGTCGGCTTCTTCGCCACCGGCGGCGTCCAGTCCGACGCCGCGGGCCTCTTCTACGGCGGCGGCCTGGAGCAGCTCGGCAAGCAGGCGATCGGCGTCTTCGCGGTCCTGGCCTACTCTCTGGTGGCCTCCGCCCTCCTCGCCCTCGTCCTCCACAAGACGATCGGCATGAGGGTCGACGAGGACGACGAGATCTCCGGCGTCGACCAGGTCGAGCACGCCGAGACCGCGTACGACTTCAGCGGCGCGGGCGGCGGTGCCGCATCCCGCAAGGCCGTGCCCGCACCGGTCGACACCGTGGCCGCAGCAGAATCCAAGAAGGTGGACGCATGAAGCTCATCACCGCAGTCGTGAAGCCGCACCGGCTGGACGAGATCAAGGAGGCCCTCCAGGCCTTCGGCGTCCAGGGGCTCACGGTCACGGAGGCCAGCGGCTACGGCCGGCAGCGCGGTCACACCGAGGTCTACCGCGGCGCGGAGTACACCGTCGACCTGGTCCCCAAGATCCGCATCGAGGTGCTGGTCGAGGACGACGACGCCGAGCAGCTGGTCGATGTGATCGTCAAGGCCGCCCGGACGGGCAAGATCGGTGACGGCAAGGTCTGGAGCGTCCCGGTGGACACCGCCGTACGGGTCCGCACCGGCGAGCGCGGCCCGGACGCCCTGTAGGAAGCGACCACGCGGCCCGCCCGTCCCCGGCACACCCGGGGACGGGCGGGCACCGAACAAGGAGCCGCCGGAGTGACGAGCCTCGACACGATCGACGAAACGGAAGACTCGGGACCCGGCGGCTACGCGGCGGCCCGGCTGCGCCTTCTCTCGGAGAAGGGGCGGTCCGGGCCGTCGCGCCGTGCGTCCCTCTCCCGGCTGACCGACGACTGGCTGGCGGCCCTGTTCGCCGCGGGCGCGGCGGACACCGGGGTCAGGGGAGCGGCGCTGGTCGCGGTCGGCGGATACGGCCGCGGCGAACTGTCCCCCCGCAGCGACCTCGACCTGCTGCTCCTCCACGACGGGAACGACCCCGCGGCCGTCGCCGCCCTCGCCGACCGGATCTGGTACCCGGTGTGGGACCTGGGCCTCGCCCTCGACCACTCGGTGCGCACGCCGGGCGAGGCCCGCTCCACCGCGGCCGAGGACCTCAAGGTGCAGCTCGGCCTGCTCGACGCCCGGCCCGTCGCCGGCGACCTCGGCCTGGTGGCCGCCCTGCGCACCACCGTCCTCGCCGACTGGCGCAACCAGGCCCCCCGGCGGCTGCCCGACCTGGACGCGCTGTGCCGGGAGAGGGCCGAGCGCCAGGGCGAGCTCCAGTACCTCCTGGAACCGGACCTCAAGGAGGCCCGCGGCGGGCTGCGCGACGTCACCGCCCTCGGCGCCGTCGCCGCCTCCTGGCTGGCGGACGCCCCCCGGGAGGGCCTCGCCGAGGCCCGCCGCATCCTCCTCGACGTACGCGACGCCCTCCACCTGTCCACCGGGCGGGCCACCGACCGCCTCGCCCTCCAGGAACAGGACCAGGTCGCCGCCGAACTCGGCCTCCTCGACGCCGACGCCCTGCTCCGCCAGGTCTACGAGGCCGCGCGGACGGTGTCGTACGCCGGCGACGTCACCTGGCGCGAGGTGGGCCGCGTGCTGCGCTCCCGCGCCGTCCGGCCGCGGCTGCGCGCCATGCTGAGCGGCGGACGGGCTCCCCAGCCCGAACGCACCCCGCTCGCGGAAGGCGTCGTGGAACAGGACGGCGAGGTCGTGCTCGCCCGCACCGCCCGGCCCGACCGCGACCCGGTGCTGCCGCTGCGCGCCGCCGCGGCGGCCGCCCAGTCCGGTCTGCCGGTCTCCCGCTACGCGGTGCGCCGCCTCGCCCAGGCCGCCCCGCCGCTGCCCGTGCCGTGGCCCGCCGAGGCCCGCGAGGAGCTGGTGACCCTGCTGGGCGCCGGGGAGGCGACCGTGCCGGTGTGGGAGGCGCTGGAGGCCGAGGGGATCGTCACCCGGCTGGTGCCCGACTGGGAGCGGGTGCGGTGCCGCCCGCAGCGCAACGCCGTCCACACCTGGACCGTCGACCGGCATCTCGTCGAGACGGCGGTCAAGGCCTCCGCCCTCACCCGCCACGTCGGCCGCCCCGACCTGCTGCTCGTCGCCGCCCTCCTGCACGACATCGGCAAGGGCTGGCCCGGCGACCACTCCGAGGTCGGGGAGACGATCGCCCGGGACATCGCGTCCCGGATCGGCTTCGACCGCACCGACGTGGGCGTCGTCGCCACCCTCGTACGGCACCACCTGCTGCTCGTCGAGACCGCCACCCGCCGGGACCTGGACGACCCGGCGACGGTGGAGTCCGTCGCCAAGGCGGTCGGCTCGGTGACCACCCTGGAGC
It encodes the following:
- a CDS encoding sugar porter family MFS transporter, which gives rise to MTSTEQPPGSGARQAHPENLGHVVFITAAAAMGGFLFGYDSSVINGAVEAIRDRYDIGSGTLAQVIAIALIGCAIGAATAGRIADRIGRIRCMQIAAVLFTVSAVGSALPFALWDLAMWRIIGGFAIGMASVIGPAYIAEVSPPAYRGRLASFQQAAIVIGIAVSQLVNYGILQIADGDQRGEIGGLEAWQWMLGVMVVPAVLYGLLSFAIPESPRFLISVGKHARAKEVLEEVEGRNVDLDARVAEIETAMHRETKSTFKDLLGGRFYFLPIVWIGIGLSVFQQLVGINVAFYYSATLWQSVGIDPTDSFFFSFTTSIINIIGTVIAMVLVDRIGRRPLALIGSCGMAIALAFEAWAFSADLVDGKLPETQGVVALVAAHVFVLFFALSWGVVVWVFLGEMFPNRIRAAALGVAASAQWIANWAITASFPSLADWNLSGTYIIYTVFAVLSIPFVLKFVKETKGKALEEMG
- the ftsY gene encoding signal recognition particle-docking protein FtsY, whose protein sequence is MEIVILAVVIALVAIGAISGLVVSSRRKKQLPPSAPPSTPTITAPPAEPHVGDEAETPRDESRRTIEEVGLPTAEEAVEAPAAVEDPVVAEPAAPEIEIPEPTAGRLVRLRARLARSQNSLGKGLLTLLSREHLDEDTWEEIEDTLLTADVGVAPTQELVERLRERVKVLGTRTPEQLRTLLREELLALVGTDLDRAVRTESGTDTPGVVMVVGVNGTGKTTTTGKLARVLVADGRSVVLGAADTFRAAAADQLQTWGERVGARTIRGPEGGDPASIAYDAVKEGIAEGADVVLIDTAGRLHTKTGLMDELGKVKRVVEKHGPLDEVLLVLDATTGQNGLVQARVFAEVVAITGIVLTKLDGTAKGGIVVAVQRELGVPVKLIGLGEGADDLAPFVPEAFVDALIGD
- a CDS encoding bifunctional DNA primase/polymerase, giving the protein MGFTIGGTRGLGHIRTGTRRRGRTAEATVVAEYTGLWGWPVVPGARASAGRCSCGDAACPAPGAHPLGFAGEVPAGATLDEAGRAWSSVPGASLMLPAGRAFDVLDVAAPAGRRALVRMERMGLRLGPVAETPDGRAQFFVAPGAAAALPGLLYRMGWDDADLDLRCLGPGDHITAPPSDRGGLGPVRWLRAPSPDTATAPPPARLLLGTLAYVCHRSAG
- a CDS encoding ammonium transporter, with amino-acid sequence MPPGISTLAADAPELSAANTGFMLICSALVMLMTPALAFFYGGMVRVKSTLNMLMMSFISLGIVTILWVLYGFSLAFGTDSGSLIGWSADYVGLSGIGVTELWDGYTIPVYVFAVFQLMFAVLTPALISGALADRVKFTAWALFIALWVTVVYFPVAHWVWGSGGWLFEMGVIDFAGGTAVHINAGAAALGVILVIGKRVGFKKDPMRPHSLPLVMLGAGLLWFGWFGFNAGSWLGNDDGVGAVMFVNTQVATAAAMLAWLIYEKIRHGAFTTLGAASGAVAGLVAITPAGGSVSPLGAIAVGAVAGVVCAMAVGLKYKFGYDDSLDVVGVHLVGGIIGSLLVGFFATGGVQSDAAGLFYGGGLEQLGKQAIGVFAVLAYSLVASALLALVLHKTIGMRVDEDDEISGVDQVEHAETAYDFSGAGGGAASRKAVPAPVDTVAAAESKKVDA
- a CDS encoding P-II family nitrogen regulator, with protein sequence MKLITAVVKPHRLDEIKEALQAFGVQGLTVTEASGYGRQRGHTEVYRGAEYTVDLVPKIRIEVLVEDDDAEQLVDVIVKAARTGKIGDGKVWSVPVDTAVRVRTGERGPDAL
- a CDS encoding [protein-PII] uridylyltransferase; this encodes MTSLDTIDETEDSGPGGYAAARLRLLSEKGRSGPSRRASLSRLTDDWLAALFAAGAADTGVRGAALVAVGGYGRGELSPRSDLDLLLLHDGNDPAAVAALADRIWYPVWDLGLALDHSVRTPGEARSTAAEDLKVQLGLLDARPVAGDLGLVAALRTTVLADWRNQAPRRLPDLDALCRERAERQGELQYLLEPDLKEARGGLRDVTALGAVAASWLADAPREGLAEARRILLDVRDALHLSTGRATDRLALQEQDQVAAELGLLDADALLRQVYEAARTVSYAGDVTWREVGRVLRSRAVRPRLRAMLSGGRAPQPERTPLAEGVVEQDGEVVLARTARPDRDPVLPLRAAAAAAQSGLPVSRYAVRRLAQAAPPLPVPWPAEAREELVTLLGAGEATVPVWEALEAEGIVTRLVPDWERVRCRPQRNAVHTWTVDRHLVETAVKASALTRHVGRPDLLLVAALLHDIGKGWPGDHSEVGETIARDIASRIGFDRTDVGVVATLVRHHLLLVETATRRDLDDPATVESVAKAVGSVTTLELLHALTEADALATGPAAWSSWRGSLVADLVRRAAAVLAGDAPADPEQAAPSAEQERLAMEALRTGEPVLALHTEPAAPAEDGEPEPVGVELLIALPDQPGVLPAVAGVLALHRLTVRAADLRAIELPTGATEQAEQSVLVLDWRVAAEYGSLPQAARLRADLVRVLDGSLDIRGRLAEREAAYPRRRGITAPPPRVTVAPAGSRLATVIEVRAQDAPGLLHRIGRALEGAAVQVRSARVSTLGANAVDAFYVTGTDGAPLGDAEAKALATGVEEALR